The Neobacillus sp. OS1-2 genome includes a window with the following:
- a CDS encoding arsinothricin resistance N-acetyltransferase ArsN1 family A: MESGNIIRKASESDTMAILEIYNQGIEDRIATLEEETKDYSYMKEWFERHQGRYNILVAEQDGIIAGWASLNPYSNRCAYDGVADLSIYISRNHRGKGLGKQLLAEIESLASANGFHKIVLFTFPFNRLGQGLYRKMGYREVGVFRNQGKLDGEFVDVMAMEKLLLSNTY; this comes from the coding sequence ATGGAATCCGGCAATATTATTCGTAAAGCATCAGAATCCGATACCATGGCTATTCTAGAAATCTACAATCAGGGGATTGAAGATAGAATCGCTACACTTGAGGAAGAAACAAAGGATTATTCCTATATGAAGGAATGGTTTGAAAGGCATCAAGGTCGATATAATATCTTAGTGGCGGAACAGGACGGAATCATTGCAGGATGGGCATCTTTAAATCCATACAGTAACCGCTGTGCGTATGACGGGGTCGCGGATCTTTCCATCTACATTTCAAGGAACCATAGAGGGAAAGGTTTGGGGAAGCAGCTTCTTGCTGAAATTGAATCCCTTGCATCAGCCAACGGTTTCCATAAAATAGTTCTCTTCACATTCCCCTTCAATCGATTAGGGCAGGGATTGTACCGGAAAATGGGATACCGCGAAGTAGGCGTATTTCGAAACCAAGGGAAGCTAGACGGTGAATTTGTAGATGTCATGGCAATGGAAAAATTATTGTTAAGTAACACTTATTAA
- a CDS encoding metalloregulator ArsR/SmtB family transcription factor yields the protein MEKTLIEIEQISAVLKLLGDKTRMTIIAILKLRECCVCEMQEVFDMSQPSISQHLRKLKDAGLVKETKKGQWVYYSLNQQNPVFAMIDQILEYAPEQTEKIRQIEKSNPTLRCGC from the coding sequence ATGGAGAAAACGTTGATAGAAATCGAACAAATATCAGCAGTTCTGAAATTGCTTGGGGACAAAACAAGAATGACTATTATCGCCATTTTAAAATTACGTGAGTGCTGCGTGTGTGAAATGCAAGAAGTATTTGACATGAGTCAGCCTTCCATCAGCCAGCACCTACGAAAATTAAAAGATGCAGGACTGGTAAAGGAAACCAAAAAGGGACAGTGGGTGTATTACTCCCTTAATCAGCAAAATCCTGTTTTCGCAATGATAGATCAAATTTTAGAATATGCGCCGGAACAAACAGAAAAAATTAGACAAATAGAAAAAAGTAATCCAACGCTTCGTTGCGGTTGCTAA